GGGTGCGCACGACCGACTTCGGCGACGACAAGGACCGCGTGATTCGTCGTTCCAACGGCGAGTACACGTACTTCGCCTCCGACGCCGCGTACTACCTCAACAAGAGCGACCGCGGCTTTGCGCACAAGATCTACCTGCTCGGCGCCGACCACCACGGCTATGTCCACCGGCTCAAGGCGCTCGCCGGTGCCGCCGGCGACGACCCCGACAAGGACATCGAGGTGCTCATCGGCCAGCTCGTGTCGGTCAACGGTGCCCGCCTGTCCAAGCGCGCCGGCAACATCATCGAGCTGGACGACCTCCGCGACTGGCTCGGCACCGACGCGCTGCGGTACTCGCTGGCGCGCTATCCCGCCGATTCGCCACTGACCCTCGACCCTGAGATCCTCACGAAGCGCACGAACGACAACCCGGTCTTCTATGTGCAGTACGCACACGCCCGGACGCACAACGTCGCTCGCAACGCCGCCGACTCCGGCGTCGATCGCAGTGTCTTCGCGCCCGAGCTGCTCGACCACGAGAGCGAGTCGGCGCTGCTCGGAGCACTGCAGGAGTTCCCGCGCATCGTGGCCTATGCCGCCGAGGTCCGCGAGCCGCACCGCGTCGCCCGCTATCTCGAAGAGCTCGCGAGCCTCTACCACCGCTGGTACGACAACTGCCGCGTCACGCCGCTGGGCGACGAGCCGGTCACCGACCTGCACCGCACCCGCCTGTGGCTCAACGACGCCACCGGCCAGGTGCTGCGCAACGGCTTGGACATGCTCGGAGTGAGCGCGCCGGAGCGGATGTGACGTGAACGACCAGCACCCCACGCAGCCGCTTCCGGACCCGTCGGCGCGGTGGGTGCTGTCGACGGATGCCGCGGCATCCGCCCCGCGACGGCGAAGCCGCCGCTGGCCCTGGCTGATCGCCGTGATCGCCGTCGCGGTGCTCGCGACGGGCGCGTGGTTCGCGGGGGAGTACATCGCCCGCGGCATCGTCGAGCGGACGATCCGCGATCAGATCGTCTCGCGCCTGGACATCCCCGCCGACCAGCACGTCGACGTGGATGTGCGCGGCGCGGTGATCCCGCAGCTGATCGGCGGACGTCTCGACGACGTCACGGTCTCGGCCGCCGATGTGAGCCTCGGAGCGCTGACCGGCGACGTCGAGGTCCACGCGGCCGGGGTGCCGATCCGCGGGGACGCGCCGCTGACGAGTGCCGCCGCGACCGTCCGCCTCGACCAGGATCAGGTTCGTGCCCTGCTGGGCACCGTCGACGGGTTTCCCGCGGATGCCGTGACGGTGGAGGCGCCCGACATCGTCATGTCGACGGAGCTGAAGGCGTTCTCCCTCTCGGTGCCCGTCGGCGTGAGCCTCACGCCGTCGGCATCAGGCGGCGATCTCGTTCTCACCCCTCGCACCATCCGTGTCTCGGGAGCCGAGGTGTCCGCCGATGTGCTGATCGACCAGTTCGGAGCGCTGGCGCGCACCGTGGTGCGCGACTGGAACGTGTGCGTGAGGCAGTACCTGCCGGCCGGGCTCACGCTCACCGCCGTGCGCGTGGACGGCGCGCAGGTGGTCGCCGACATCGCCGTGGACCCGCGGATCACCGTCGATGCCGCCCTGCAGCAGAAGGGAACGTGTAGCTGAGCGGGCGGTGACGGCGGCGCGGAGCGTCTCGACGCGCTGCGCTCGCTCACCGACCGGGGCGCGCGGGCACCGACGGGAGGGCGTCACATACGCGGGCCGGTATGCGGCGGTGCCCTAGACTTCTAGGACTGCCGGGCGTGACGTCACCGACGGCAGCCCGACCCCACACGATTGGTTCCGCACGTGTCCGCCGCCTCCGACCGCCCGCTCGTGCCCGCGTGGCTCGCCGAACCGGCCGACGCCAACGCGCTCGCCCCGCTGGTGTGGCCGTCCTCGGCCGCGCGTGACGACGACGGCCAGCTCGAGATCGCCGGCGTCGGCGTTCGGGACCTGCGCGCGCGGTTCGGCACTCCTTTGTACGTCCTCGACGAGGACAGTGTCCGCTCACGCGCGCGCGAGGTGCGTGACGCCTTCACCGCGGCCGCGGCCCGTCGCGGCGTGCAGGCACGCGTCTACTATGCCGGCAAGGCGTTCCTGTCGACCGACGTCGTGCGCTGGGTGACCGAAGAGGGCCTCGCGGTCGATGTGGCCACCGGAGGAGAGCTCGCTGTCGCGCTCGCCGCGGGTGCTGACCCCTCCCGCCTCGGCCTGCACGGCAACAACAAGTCGGTCGCCGAACTCGAACGCGCCGTGGAGATCGGCATCGGCTCGATCGTGATCGACTCGCGGATCGAGCTCGAACGACTTGCCGCCATCGTCGAGCGGCGCCTCGCGGACGATGCCGCTCCCCAGGCGGTGCTCGTCCGCGTTAACAGCGGCGTGCACGCGGAGACGCACGATTTCCTGGCGACCGCGCATGAAGACCAGAAGTTCGGCTTCGCTCTGTCCGACGCGCCCGCTGTCGTCGCCCGCATCCGCGAACTACCGGGCCTGCGCTTCGTCGGCTTGCACTGCCACATCGGCTCCCAGATCTTCGGCACCCGCGGATTCGAGGAGTCCGCTGCGCGTGTGGTCGACCTCCACGCGCAGCTTCTCGCCGGCGGTGAGATCCCGCTGCTCAACCTGGGCGGCGGTTTCGGCATCGCGTACACCTCCGTCGACCAACCCACGCCCATCGCCGACCTCGCCGACGGCATCGTCGAGGCCGTCGCGCGCGAGTGCGAGGTGCGCGGCATCGCGCTGCCGAACCTCGCGTTCGAGCCGGGCCGCACCATCGTCGGACGCGCCGGTGTCACGCTCTACGAAGTCGGCACGGTCAAGCCCGTCCGCGCCAGCGACGAGGTGACCCGTCTCTACGTGAGCGTCGACGGCGGCATGAGCGACAACGCCCGACCGGCGCTATACGGCGCGCAGTACTCGGCGCGCCTCGCCTCGCGCACGTCGGATGCCGCGCCCGCCCTGTCGCGCGTCGTGGGCCGTCACTGCGAGTCCGGCGACATCGTCGTCGACGCGGAGTACCTCCCCGGCGACATCACACCCGGCGATCTCCTCGCCGTGCCCGCGACCGGCGCATACTGCTTCTCGCTGTCGAGCAACTACAACTACGTGCCCCGTCCGCCGGTCGTCGCCGTGCGGGGCGGCACCGCCCGCGTGATCGTCCGCGGCGAGAGCATCGATGACCTGCTGGCGCGCGATCTGGGGGTCGCGACCCCCGCATCCGCCGACACGTCCCCGGCCGAGGAGAAGGAATGACCGACTACCGTCGACTGCGCGTGGCCCTGCTCGGAGCCGGAGCCGTCGGATCCCAGGTGGCCGACCTCCTGCGCAAGCACGCCGACGAGCTCTCCGACCGTGCCGGGGCGGCTCTCGAGCTCGTGGGGATCGCCGTACGCAACCCCGACGCTCCGCGCGACGCCGATCT
The sequence above is a segment of the Microbacterium sp. PM5 genome. Coding sequences within it:
- a CDS encoding DUF2993 domain-containing protein; protein product: MNDQHPTQPLPDPSARWVLSTDAAASAPRRRSRRWPWLIAVIAVAVLATGAWFAGEYIARGIVERTIRDQIVSRLDIPADQHVDVDVRGAVIPQLIGGRLDDVTVSAADVSLGALTGDVEVHAAGVPIRGDAPLTSAAATVRLDQDQVRALLGTVDGFPADAVTVEAPDIVMSTELKAFSLSVPVGVSLTPSASGGDLVLTPRTIRVSGAEVSADVLIDQFGALARTVVRDWNVCVRQYLPAGLTLTAVRVDGAQVVADIAVDPRITVDAALQQKGTCS
- the lysA gene encoding diaminopimelate decarboxylase, with the protein product MSAASDRPLVPAWLAEPADANALAPLVWPSSAARDDDGQLEIAGVGVRDLRARFGTPLYVLDEDSVRSRAREVRDAFTAAAARRGVQARVYYAGKAFLSTDVVRWVTEEGLAVDVATGGELAVALAAGADPSRLGLHGNNKSVAELERAVEIGIGSIVIDSRIELERLAAIVERRLADDAAPQAVLVRVNSGVHAETHDFLATAHEDQKFGFALSDAPAVVARIRELPGLRFVGLHCHIGSQIFGTRGFEESAARVVDLHAQLLAGGEIPLLNLGGGFGIAYTSVDQPTPIADLADGIVEAVARECEVRGIALPNLAFEPGRTIVGRAGVTLYEVGTVKPVRASDEVTRLYVSVDGGMSDNARPALYGAQYSARLASRTSDAAPALSRVVGRHCESGDIVVDAEYLPGDITPGDLLAVPATGAYCFSLSSNYNYVPRPPVVAVRGGTARVIVRGESIDDLLARDLGVATPASADTSPAEEKE